The following coding sequences lie in one Jonesia denitrificans DSM 20603 genomic window:
- a CDS encoding zinc-dependent metalloprotease, whose product MTQRTPSQEWMRSARLAARIVRPGPQVSPAKAYDVVEGLRAAGHRAAELVPELAGLPAPTGLLSHVSVVDRRGWTITAARSMDHLLGLSTAHAVEGKPDPTDVTSGVEVMATLTFLSQRILGQFDPFGPSLATSPPPADTSVADPQPANASAQATSSTPPGNLVLVAPNVLATQRAMVVDFDDFALWIALHEQTHALQFHHAPWLATYMKDKAGELINGFPTESSLFDWVRAVASVLRGGPSVFDHVLDTAQRNTLSSVLAVMSVLEGHADTVMDNVSHRDIPSARALRRRFDARRNALTRRQEIIGRLLGAHLKSDQYRVGARFVRHVMSTAGPDTFHQIWRSPDHMPTTTELDEPDTWIARIAH is encoded by the coding sequence ATGACACAACGAACCCCCTCCCAAGAATGGATGAGATCCGCACGGCTCGCCGCACGGATCGTACGACCTGGACCACAGGTCTCACCCGCGAAAGCGTACGACGTTGTTGAAGGGTTGAGAGCAGCAGGCCACCGTGCCGCTGAACTTGTTCCAGAACTTGCTGGACTCCCAGCCCCCACCGGGCTTCTCTCACATGTCAGCGTTGTTGACCGGCGGGGGTGGACGATCACAGCTGCCCGGTCCATGGATCACCTATTAGGTTTGTCCACTGCCCACGCGGTTGAGGGTAAACCGGACCCTACTGACGTCACCTCAGGTGTCGAAGTCATGGCGACCTTAACGTTTCTCTCCCAACGCATCCTTGGACAATTTGACCCGTTCGGGCCCTCACTGGCCACTTCGCCGCCCCCCGCTGATACGTCAGTTGCTGACCCTCAGCCCGCCAACGCTTCGGCACAGGCCACATCGAGTACGCCACCAGGAAATCTTGTCCTTGTTGCCCCCAATGTTCTTGCCACTCAACGGGCCATGGTCGTCGACTTTGACGACTTCGCACTGTGGATCGCCCTCCACGAACAAACCCACGCACTTCAGTTCCACCACGCACCGTGGCTTGCCACCTACATGAAAGACAAAGCCGGTGAACTCATTAACGGGTTCCCCACCGAGTCGTCCCTTTTCGACTGGGTGCGGGCAGTCGCCTCAGTGCTTCGTGGTGGCCCATCAGTCTTTGACCACGTCCTCGACACGGCGCAACGCAACACACTGAGCTCAGTACTTGCTGTCATGTCGGTCTTGGAAGGTCACGCCGACACTGTCATGGACAATGTGTCCCACCGTGATATTCCCAGCGCGCGAGCCCTTCGCCGCCGCTTCGACGCCCGCCGCAATGCTCTGACCAGACGTCAAGAAATCATTGGTCGGCTCCTGGGGGCGCACCTCAAATCGGACCAGTACCGGGTTGGTGCCCGGTTCGTCCGCCATGTCATGTCCACCGCTGGACCTGACACCTTCCACCAGATTTGGCGCTCACCCGACCACATGCCCACCACCACGGAACTCGACGAACCC
- the dacB gene encoding D-alanyl-D-alanine carboxypeptidase/D-alanyl-D-alanine-endopeptidase gives MSKIVAGTLTAALLVTGGYVWADINDLVPGFLTNAEPIPPALPFPTVTGPDPATSPADPLPILDGKGAPITGDTIATLAAKLAKNKDTLGPSVAVVVSDTFTGDPITAVNADTPIVAASVQKILTGLAAMDVLDPNSRISTTVVQAGNNTLYLVGGGDMMLAANTGDPDAVNGHAGMRNLAEDTAASLKLTGRTTINLYLDDSLFTGSPTGPWADDIPPLGYAAAVHAIGVDVGRQREGTYAPRYADPATHALTTFADHLTELGITVTNTPSRRVLDRDGYAATIDDERVIASVQSATVGEIVDYFLKTSDNTITEVMGRLVAVERGLPGTFDGATTAVIQALTTMGLDTTGVDLVDCSGLGDTSTVTASLINEAINTMAQAPAYRQAVRGMAVAAYDGTLNDRYTNRNGRGLVRAKTGSLPGVTALAGTLLTLDDRTLTFTIIADDLPDGGPWAARQAMDAFVEQLSECGCS, from the coding sequence ATGTCAAAAATCGTCGCAGGGACGCTCACTGCTGCGCTCCTCGTGACGGGCGGTTACGTGTGGGCCGATATCAACGATCTGGTACCCGGTTTCCTCACCAACGCAGAACCCATCCCACCAGCACTCCCCTTCCCCACCGTGACGGGACCAGACCCCGCCACCAGCCCAGCAGATCCCCTGCCCATTCTTGACGGGAAAGGCGCCCCCATCACCGGGGATACCATCGCAACTCTTGCTGCGAAGCTCGCTAAGAATAAAGACACGTTGGGTCCCTCAGTTGCCGTTGTTGTCTCCGACACGTTCACTGGTGACCCCATCACCGCTGTCAACGCAGACACCCCCATTGTTGCTGCCAGCGTCCAAAAAATCCTCACCGGCCTTGCTGCCATGGACGTCCTCGACCCGAACTCCCGCATCTCCACCACCGTCGTCCAAGCAGGGAACAACACCTTGTACTTAGTAGGCGGTGGAGACATGATGCTCGCCGCCAACACTGGTGACCCTGACGCGGTCAATGGTCATGCCGGGATGCGCAACCTCGCCGAAGACACCGCAGCGTCGCTGAAACTCACCGGCCGCACCACCATCAACCTCTACCTTGACGACTCGCTATTCACCGGATCACCCACCGGCCCCTGGGCAGACGACATCCCCCCATTGGGTTACGCTGCAGCCGTCCACGCCATCGGTGTCGATGTAGGTCGTCAACGCGAAGGGACCTACGCGCCGAGGTACGCAGACCCTGCAACCCACGCGCTCACCACATTTGCTGACCACCTCACTGAACTGGGCATCACCGTCACCAACACCCCCAGTCGCCGTGTCTTAGACCGCGATGGGTATGCCGCCACAATCGACGACGAACGTGTCATTGCCAGTGTGCAATCAGCGACCGTCGGGGAAATCGTCGACTACTTCCTGAAAACCTCTGACAACACCATCACTGAAGTCATGGGCCGACTCGTCGCTGTCGAACGCGGACTACCAGGTACCTTCGACGGTGCCACCACCGCCGTGATCCAAGCCCTAACAACCATGGGACTCGACACGACCGGAGTCGACCTCGTTGACTGCTCCGGACTCGGCGACACCTCCACAGTCACCGCAAGCCTCATCAACGAGGCCATCAACACCATGGCCCAAGCCCCCGCCTACCGCCAAGCCGTGCGCGGCATGGCAGTCGCTGCCTACGACGGAACCCTCAACGACCGGTACACCAACCGCAACGGCAGAGGACTTGTCCGCGCCAAAACTGGTTCCTTACCCGGAGTGACCGCACTCGCAGGAACTCTTCTCACCCTTGATGACCGCACCCTCACCTTCACGATCATCGCTGACGACCTCCCCGATGGGGGGCCGTGGGCAGCCCGTCAGGCAATGGACGCCTTCGTTGAGCAACTTTCTGAATGCGGGTGCTCATGA
- a CDS encoding inorganic diphosphatase, with protein MEFDVTIEIPKGQRNKYEVDHGSGRIRLDRMLFTSTRYPDDYGFIEGTLGEDGDPLDALVLLEEPTFPGCLIRCRALGMFRMADEAGGDDKVLCVPLGDQRAAWRQDIDDVSDFHRLEVQHFFEVYKDLEPGKSVEGAHWVGRKEAEEEIMRSFQRAKDAGYDYELPEAH; from the coding sequence GTGGAGTTCGACGTCACTATCGAGATTCCAAAAGGTCAACGAAACAAGTACGAAGTTGACCATGGAAGCGGACGGATCCGACTTGACCGTATGCTCTTTACCTCGACCCGGTATCCGGACGACTATGGCTTCATTGAGGGAACTCTTGGTGAAGACGGAGACCCGTTAGATGCACTGGTGTTGCTCGAGGAACCTACGTTCCCTGGCTGCTTGATCCGGTGCCGTGCTCTGGGGATGTTCCGCATGGCTGATGAGGCTGGCGGCGATGACAAGGTGTTGTGTGTGCCGTTGGGTGACCAACGTGCTGCATGGCGTCAAGACATTGATGATGTGTCTGACTTCCACCGGCTTGAAGTTCAACACTTCTTTGAGGTGTATAAGGACTTGGAACCTGGGAAGTCAGTTGAGGGAGCACACTGGGTTGGTCGGAAGGAAGCCGAAGAGGAGATTATGCGGTCGTTCCAGCGGGCAAAAGACGCTGGGTATGACTATGAACTTCCTGAGGCACACTGA
- a CDS encoding NlpC/P60 family protein, which translates to MTSPGTPHRRRRAITAALVCALTATVATPAGADPTDDPSPSESITTRAHDVAALDVEIAQLEQQVDDAYTAVISAGEDYLVAEQEFHEQEQFADSARQRALEARERADASRIFVARMARESSRSSYVLDTLSALLTSNGLDQAITEANALEAVTDKADQRIQQFQADQVVADVLERAANDATQEARAKRDAASEALQHSQVLQTQAEAQAAQAQTQREDLLAQLAEARQTSIAQEQARQERLAQERAEREAQEARDRIEREEQDRDGVTVGEVPRPGDNDAPNTPDPTPTRTQDPDPQPTRTPTPDPAPTRTQDPDPQPTRTPTPDPTPTRTPTPDPTPTRNPDPEPTKAPEPAPPSSDLGKGTSVGSAAQGRAAVAAAKKRIGKPYKLGGSGPTYFDCSGLTSTAWAEAGVSITRTSRSQYQRVKKISMSNMRPGDLLFWGSNTSNPSTIYHVAMYVGGGQMIEAARPGIPVKITSVRYDTQLFPYAGRP; encoded by the coding sequence ATGACGTCACCAGGCACCCCACACCGTCGGCGTAGAGCCATCACCGCAGCCCTCGTGTGCGCGCTGACAGCCACTGTTGCCACACCAGCCGGCGCCGACCCCACTGACGACCCGTCACCGTCAGAATCGATCACAACGCGAGCACACGACGTTGCAGCACTTGACGTAGAAATCGCACAACTCGAACAACAAGTCGACGACGCGTACACGGCCGTCATCTCCGCAGGCGAAGACTACCTGGTAGCGGAACAAGAATTTCACGAACAAGAACAGTTCGCTGACAGTGCTCGCCAACGGGCCCTCGAAGCGCGCGAACGCGCCGACGCATCACGGATCTTTGTCGCCCGCATGGCCCGTGAATCATCACGATCCAGTTACGTACTTGATACCCTCAGCGCACTCCTCACCTCCAACGGACTTGACCAAGCCATCACCGAAGCCAACGCGCTTGAGGCCGTCACTGACAAAGCAGACCAGCGCATTCAACAGTTCCAAGCCGACCAAGTCGTCGCCGATGTCCTGGAACGCGCAGCCAATGACGCAACGCAAGAAGCACGAGCCAAACGGGATGCAGCATCCGAAGCGCTCCAACACTCACAGGTCCTGCAAACCCAGGCAGAAGCCCAAGCCGCGCAAGCTCAAACCCAGCGCGAAGACCTTCTTGCCCAACTCGCAGAAGCACGCCAAACCTCCATCGCACAAGAGCAGGCACGCCAAGAACGACTCGCACAAGAACGAGCGGAACGCGAAGCGCAAGAAGCCCGAGATCGCATCGAACGCGAAGAACAAGACCGTGACGGTGTCACCGTGGGTGAAGTGCCGCGCCCAGGGGACAACGATGCCCCCAACACCCCAGATCCGACCCCAACACGGACGCAGGACCCAGACCCTCAACCCACTCGGACACCCACACCTGACCCGGCCCCCACCCGGACGCAGGACCCAGACCCTCAGCCCACCCGTACGCCTACACCTGACCCCACCCCAACCCGGACGCCCACACCGGACCCCACCCCCACGCGCAACCCAGATCCTGAACCCACCAAAGCCCCAGAACCTGCACCACCCAGCTCAGACCTGGGCAAAGGCACCTCAGTGGGAAGCGCGGCACAGGGGCGTGCTGCCGTTGCGGCAGCAAAAAAGCGCATCGGGAAGCCCTACAAACTCGGCGGATCCGGCCCCACCTACTTTGACTGCTCCGGACTCACCTCAACCGCCTGGGCCGAAGCTGGAGTGAGCATCACCCGCACATCACGGTCGCAATACCAACGCGTCAAAAAAATCTCCATGTCCAACATGCGTCCCGGTGACCTGCTGTTCTGGGGGTCCAATACCTCTAACCCCTCAACGATCTACCACGTTGCCATGTATGTCGGAGGGGGACAAATGATTGAAGCGGCCCGCCCTGGTATCCCGGTCAAAATCACGTCCGTGCGCTACGACACCCAACTATTCCCCTACGCTGGACGCCCCTGA
- a CDS encoding bifunctional o-acetylhomoserine/o-acetylserine sulfhydrylase, protein MSSAQWSFETRQIHVGQTPDEQTGARALPIYQTTSFVFPTAEVAADRFALKDLGPIYTRIGNPTQSAVEDRIASLEGGVGALLLSSGQAATTFAILNIAEAGDHIVASPSLYGGTYNLLAHTLRKLGVEVTFVSDPHDTNQWQAAVKDNTKLFFAETIPNPQADILDIEAVATAAHDSGLPLIVDNTVATPYLIRPIEWGADIVIHSATKYLGGHGAAIGGVIVDSGNFDFAQHPERFPNYNQPDPSYNGLVYARDLGVGGILGANLAFILKARVQLLRDLGAAISPFNAFLIAQGLETLSLRVERHVDNATKVAQWLEQRHDVGAIHYAGLESSPWHARAQKYAPRGAGAIIAFDLTGGTEAGQAFVSALELHSNVANIGDVRSLVIHPASTTHSQLTTDELAKSGITPGMVRLSVGIEHIDDILADLERGFEAVKNLS, encoded by the coding sequence ATGTCATCAGCACAATGGTCTTTTGAAACCCGCCAAATCCACGTCGGCCAAACCCCCGATGAGCAAACCGGTGCCCGCGCCCTGCCCATCTACCAAACCACATCATTCGTGTTCCCCACCGCAGAGGTCGCCGCCGACCGATTCGCCCTCAAAGACCTTGGACCGATCTACACTCGGATCGGTAACCCCACCCAAAGCGCCGTCGAAGACCGCATCGCCTCACTTGAAGGAGGTGTCGGTGCCCTCCTCCTTTCCTCAGGGCAAGCAGCAACCACCTTCGCAATCCTCAACATCGCAGAAGCCGGCGACCACATTGTCGCCTCCCCCTCCCTTTACGGTGGCACCTACAACCTCCTCGCCCACACCCTGCGCAAACTCGGCGTCGAGGTGACTTTCGTGTCCGACCCCCATGACACCAACCAGTGGCAGGCTGCGGTCAAGGACAACACGAAACTCTTCTTCGCCGAAACAATCCCCAACCCTCAAGCTGACATCCTCGACATTGAAGCCGTGGCCACTGCTGCCCATGACAGCGGGCTTCCCCTCATCGTGGATAACACGGTCGCCACCCCCTACCTCATCCGTCCTATCGAATGGGGCGCCGACATTGTTATCCACTCAGCCACCAAATACCTCGGTGGGCACGGTGCAGCAATCGGCGGGGTCATCGTCGACTCCGGGAACTTCGACTTCGCCCAACACCCCGAACGTTTCCCCAACTACAACCAACCCGACCCCAGCTACAACGGCTTGGTCTATGCACGCGATCTCGGCGTGGGCGGAATTCTTGGGGCTAACCTCGCATTCATCCTCAAAGCCCGCGTCCAACTCCTGCGCGACCTCGGCGCAGCAATCTCGCCCTTCAACGCGTTCCTCATCGCACAAGGTCTAGAAACCCTGTCCCTGCGCGTGGAACGCCACGTCGACAACGCCACCAAAGTCGCCCAATGGCTGGAACAGCGACACGACGTGGGCGCCATCCACTACGCAGGCCTGGAATCCTCCCCATGGCATGCCCGCGCACAAAAGTACGCTCCCCGAGGTGCCGGCGCTATCATCGCGTTCGACCTCACTGGTGGAACCGAAGCAGGACAAGCCTTCGTGTCAGCACTTGAACTGCACTCCAACGTGGCCAACATTGGCGATGTGCGGTCATTGGTCATCCACCCTGCGTCGACCACCCACTCCCAACTCACCACAGACGAACTCGCCAAGTCAGGAATCACACCAGGCATGGTCCGGCTGTCCGTGGGTATCGAACACATTGATGACATTCTCGCCGACCTCGAACGAGGCTTCGAGGCAGTGAAAAACCTGAGCTAA
- the metX gene encoding homoserine O-acetyltransferase MetX produces the protein MTHTPHSPTSSWTRLDTPVRPPSRRAKDVVASAAWRSDDDPGQRTLVEIGDLTLETGHVLPTVTMAYQTWGTLNERGDNAILVLHALTGDTHVTRNLSPRDPASTRATPTRGTTRTAAPSATPLDPAAPGWWEAMVGPGAPIDTTKYFVVAPNVLGGCQGTTGPSSPAPDGRPYGSQFPVITIRDQVAAEIALTHHLGITQWRFVVGGSMGGLRALEWAIMGPESNITVHSTGIVAASAQTTGDQIAWAHPQIAAIEADPNFHDGDYYDQPDGHGPHRGLGIARQIAHTTYRSAKELDKRFGRIPQHAEDPMFGGRFAIQSYLDHHADKLARRFDANSYIVLTQAMLTHDLGRDRGGVATALRSITSPMLVVAVDSDRLFLPRESQRICAHVPGAEPLETVYSDYGHDGFLIEFDQLAPMITRFLRTRPTPRPTP, from the coding sequence ATGACGCACACGCCCCACTCCCCGACCTCGTCGTGGACGCGACTGGACACCCCAGTGCGCCCACCGTCGCGGCGCGCCAAAGACGTTGTGGCATCAGCTGCATGGCGCAGCGACGACGACCCCGGTCAACGCACTCTCGTGGAGATCGGCGACCTCACCCTCGAAACCGGGCACGTCCTTCCCACTGTCACCATGGCCTACCAAACCTGGGGCACCCTCAACGAACGTGGCGACAACGCGATCCTTGTCCTGCACGCCCTCACCGGCGACACCCACGTCACCCGGAACCTTTCCCCTCGTGACCCTGCATCTACCCGTGCCACCCCCACCAGAGGGACAACGCGCACCGCAGCACCCTCTGCGACCCCGCTCGACCCGGCAGCACCAGGCTGGTGGGAAGCAATGGTCGGCCCAGGCGCCCCCATCGACACCACAAAGTACTTTGTTGTTGCCCCCAACGTGCTTGGCGGCTGCCAAGGAACCACCGGCCCTTCCTCACCTGCACCAGATGGCCGCCCCTACGGGTCCCAATTCCCTGTCATTACCATCCGTGACCAAGTCGCCGCCGAGATAGCCCTCACCCACCACCTAGGGATCACCCAATGGCGGTTCGTCGTTGGTGGATCCATGGGTGGACTACGCGCCTTGGAATGGGCCATCATGGGCCCCGAATCGAACATCACGGTCCACTCCACCGGTATTGTCGCCGCATCGGCACAAACCACAGGAGACCAAATCGCCTGGGCACACCCACAAATCGCAGCCATTGAAGCCGACCCCAACTTCCATGATGGTGACTACTACGACCAACCCGATGGGCACGGCCCCCACCGTGGGCTTGGCATAGCCCGGCAGATCGCCCACACCACGTATCGCAGCGCCAAAGAACTCGACAAACGCTTTGGCCGTATCCCCCAACACGCCGAAGACCCCATGTTCGGTGGCCGATTCGCCATTCAGTCCTACCTTGACCACCACGCTGACAAACTCGCGCGACGGTTCGACGCAAACTCCTACATTGTGCTCACCCAAGCAATGCTCACCCATGACCTGGGTCGCGACCGCGGTGGAGTGGCCACCGCACTGCGGTCCATCACCAGCCCCATGCTCGTTGTCGCAGTCGACTCCGACCGGCTATTCCTTCCCCGGGAATCCCAACGAATCTGCGCGCACGTCCCCGGTGCTGAACCGCTAGAAACCGTGTACTCCGACTACGGACACGACGGGTTCCTCATCGAATTTGACCAGCTCGCCCCCATGATCACCCGCTTTTTGCGCACCAGACCCACCCCACGTCCAACCCCATAA
- a CDS encoding maleylpyruvate isomerase N-terminal domain-containing protein produces MTHDIAALTAHLTTATSRVLTWLTPLGDSLLHHAHKPSSLPTWTNRELVTHIGKSMDAVILAEVAPPGIAPLTLAEYLGTYPERAQQIAQSARLQAHELDGSLLAYLRTQFTSALAALEAFPQDSHTVVAARRGPITLRDLIVSRLIEVVVHARDLEKSFHGIVDMTAGNTPVDPAAQRLVAVELLAIIVTRGGFSLEVTDPGLWIDLATGRRDYNTADLAAALRPAHTAGGIPDLGRMLPVL; encoded by the coding sequence ATGACACACGACATAGCCGCGCTCACCGCACACCTGACCACCGCAACCAGTCGTGTCCTGACGTGGCTCACCCCATTAGGTGACTCCCTCCTCCACCACGCACACAAACCCTCCTCACTGCCCACGTGGACCAACCGGGAACTCGTCACGCACATCGGCAAATCCATGGACGCTGTTATTCTCGCCGAGGTTGCCCCACCCGGAATCGCACCCCTGACTCTCGCCGAATATTTGGGGACCTACCCAGAACGCGCGCAACAGATCGCACAGTCGGCGCGACTGCAAGCCCACGAACTCGACGGTTCTCTCCTGGCCTACCTTCGTACTCAGTTCACCTCTGCGCTGGCAGCTCTTGAGGCGTTTCCGCAGGACAGTCACACCGTTGTCGCGGCCCGACGTGGCCCAATCACCCTGCGTGACCTCATCGTTTCCCGGCTCATTGAAGTCGTCGTGCACGCACGTGACCTGGAAAAGTCCTTCCACGGCATTGTTGACATGACCGCAGGGAACACTCCCGTTGACCCAGCGGCACAACGGCTTGTCGCGGTAGAGCTCCTCGCCATCATTGTGACCCGTGGAGGCTTCTCCCTGGAGGTCACGGATCCTGGACTGTGGATCGACCTTGCCACGGGTCGGCGAGACTACAACACTGCGGACCTCGCAGCGGCGTTACGTCCCGCGCACACAGCTGGCGGGATCCCTGACCTTGGTCGCATGTTGCCCGTGTTGTAA
- a CDS encoding zinc-binding dehydrogenase, which yields MRAAQVTSFHPSDPVRGLEVRDVEPPTAPKHWSVVNIHAASLNHHDVWSLKGVGLGDEQLPMTLGTDAAGVDDQGRRVLVHAVIGADGHGVGPTERRSILSERYPGTLAEQVAVPTANLVPIPDGMPMDVAACLPTAWLTAYALLFRGAVLVPGQSVLIQGAGGGVSSAAIALAVACGLDVHVTSRDARKRARAQAMGASVWEPGARLPYRVDAVIETVGKATWAHSVRSVKPGGVIAIAGATTGDPDVAELTRVFFQEIRIQGVTMGSRQDLAALVDVVHRSQIPVPIDSHFSLAHTADAVSRFVRGEHFGKIVLDVAGSSGTH from the coding sequence ATGCGTGCAGCCCAGGTCACATCGTTTCACCCATCTGACCCCGTTCGCGGTCTTGAAGTCCGTGACGTCGAGCCTCCCACCGCGCCCAAGCACTGGAGCGTTGTCAACATCCACGCGGCATCTCTCAACCACCATGATGTGTGGTCGCTGAAAGGGGTGGGGCTTGGTGACGAGCAACTTCCCATGACGTTGGGAACTGACGCAGCTGGCGTTGATGATCAAGGTCGTCGAGTCCTCGTCCATGCGGTCATTGGCGCTGACGGACATGGGGTTGGGCCAACTGAGCGCCGGTCCATTTTATCGGAACGTTACCCAGGAACCCTCGCTGAGCAGGTTGCAGTCCCCACCGCGAACCTTGTTCCGATCCCTGACGGCATGCCGATGGATGTGGCTGCCTGTTTACCCACGGCGTGGCTCACCGCGTACGCACTGTTGTTCCGGGGCGCGGTTTTAGTTCCTGGACAGAGTGTTCTGATCCAAGGTGCTGGCGGTGGCGTGTCTTCTGCGGCTATCGCACTGGCAGTCGCGTGTGGACTTGATGTCCATGTGACCTCTCGTGATGCGAGGAAGCGTGCCCGCGCTCAGGCGATGGGGGCGAGCGTCTGGGAGCCGGGTGCTCGGCTCCCCTACCGTGTTGATGCGGTCATTGAAACGGTGGGTAAGGCCACCTGGGCGCATTCGGTGCGGTCAGTGAAACCCGGTGGGGTGATTGCGATTGCGGGGGCGACCACCGGTGACCCTGATGTTGCGGAATTGACTCGCGTGTTTTTCCAGGAGATCCGTATTCAGGGGGTCACCATGGGATCCCGGCAGGACTTGGCTGCACTCGTCGATGTGGTGCACCGATCCCAGATCCCGGTTCCGATTGATTCGCACTTCTCGCTTGCTCATACTGCCGATGCGGTGAGCAGGTTTGTGCGTGGGGAGCACTTTGGCAAGATTGTTCTCGATGTGGCGGGTTCGAGTGGGACCCACTGA
- a CDS encoding alpha/beta hydrolase: protein MGSTLARLFSMWRVRVGPTDGWAPDVLGQGFSQLTMTLPSDDEGDVVATLVAYRPDGWERRARAVVYLHGWSDYFFHTETAQFWHDQGAAFYAVDLRKYGRSLREWQTPGYTDSLAAYAADIQAALDVVHAEHGAHTSVMIMAHSTGGLVASLWAHYNPGKISGLILNSPWLELQGSSVVRTLSTPALQQLARFQPKAPLPNLDPGFYARVINKELGGEWEPDASWRPVPSFPVRAGWLSAVIAGHARVARRLDVTVPVLMLISTRSTILPRWSEEMRSSDSVLDVDVLARRAPYLGNNVTINRIEGGIHDLALSRRDVRTHYYDCIRQWTIGYGWFGAL, encoded by the coding sequence GTGGGGAGCACTTTGGCAAGATTGTTCTCGATGTGGCGGGTTCGAGTGGGACCCACTGACGGGTGGGCTCCGGACGTTCTTGGTCAGGGGTTTTCTCAGCTCACGATGACTCTGCCCTCAGATGATGAGGGTGATGTTGTTGCGACCTTGGTGGCCTACCGGCCTGATGGCTGGGAACGACGGGCCCGTGCTGTGGTCTACCTACACGGGTGGAGCGACTATTTTTTCCACACGGAGACCGCACAGTTTTGGCACGATCAGGGTGCCGCATTTTATGCTGTTGATCTGCGCAAATATGGGCGGAGTTTACGGGAGTGGCAAACCCCGGGCTATACAGATTCGTTGGCTGCGTATGCGGCTGATATTCAAGCGGCTCTCGATGTGGTTCATGCTGAACATGGTGCGCACACCTCGGTCATGATCATGGCTCATTCCACGGGCGGGTTAGTGGCGAGTTTGTGGGCCCACTACAATCCGGGAAAGATCAGCGGGTTGATTCTCAATTCGCCATGGTTGGAACTTCAGGGGTCTTCGGTGGTGCGCACGCTGTCCACTCCGGCCCTTCAGCAGTTGGCACGATTCCAGCCCAAAGCACCGTTGCCGAACCTTGATCCAGGGTTTTACGCCCGTGTGATCAACAAAGAGCTTGGTGGGGAGTGGGAACCAGACGCATCGTGGCGCCCGGTCCCTTCATTCCCGGTGCGAGCAGGATGGCTCAGTGCAGTGATTGCCGGTCATGCCCGTGTTGCCCGCAGACTTGATGTCACGGTTCCTGTCCTCATGCTCATTTCCACCAGGTCCACGATCCTGCCACGGTGGAGTGAAGAGATGCGCTCCAGCGACAGTGTTCTGGACGTGGATGTTCTCGCTCGCCGCGCCCCCTACTTGGGTAACAATGTCACTATTAACCGCATTGAGGGCGGCATTCATGACCTAGCCCTGTCCCGCCGCGATGTGCGCACCCACTACTACGACTGTATCCGGCAGTGGACCATCGGGTATGGCTGGTTCGGGGCTCTTTAA
- a CDS encoding MTH1187 family thiamine-binding protein — MALFAFSVAPLGAGESVTEPVARAIKVVRDSGLPHRTDAMFTTIEGEWDECMDVIKRATDAIGVDHGRVSLVIKADIRPGHSGELEGKVERVHRALDAS; from the coding sequence ATGGCACTGTTTGCTTTCTCCGTTGCGCCACTGGGAGCTGGAGAATCCGTGACTGAACCAGTGGCACGAGCCATTAAAGTCGTGCGTGACTCTGGGCTACCCCACCGCACAGACGCCATGTTCACGACCATCGAGGGCGAGTGGGACGAATGCATGGACGTCATCAAGCGAGCCACGGACGCCATCGGTGTCGACCACGGTCGCGTCTCACTTGTCATCAAAGCGGACATTCGCCCCGGTCACAGCGGTGAATTGGAAGGCAAAGTGGAGCGGGTGCACCGCGCACTGGATGCGTCTTAA